In Hymenobacter gelipurpurascens, one DNA window encodes the following:
- a CDS encoding TonB-dependent receptor domain-containing protein, with translation MKKLFLLILLTSGGHAVLAQMPTGERPAGAGRPGGGAPQGQAPAPQSGSGRVTGTIVDAGTKQPVPYATIALLNPTTGKPVDGTAADDNGKFSIPRVPAGTYTVQVTFIGYKLVEKPGVVITEDGNTVALGAISLESTAQALGEVKVEGQRSLIEEKVDRTVYNAEKDETTRGGDATDVLKRVPSLSVDLDGNVSLRGSSNIRVLINNRPSTISAGSIADALKQIPADQIKSVEVITSPSAKYDAEGSGGIINIVTKQNNLQGFTLDARGSGGLRSADLGLNAAYRTGKMGFSLGGGGRAQYNTPGSFTNNQRTYDLNRNLLSTTTQSADTRNENLFGRYTLGWDYDINKYNFLSASVQLGVRNGNSYQDGLRANTVRTDGSVINSLRDVTVLDRSNTLDATLNYTRTFETPQRELSLLGQFSRNNRTNDFTNDIREGLQAGSQLRNENDSYNQEITVQADYQTPLSKTQLLEFGAKDIMREVNSNYVSLRNGQIDNQVGNSNVFTYNQNVAAGYAAYTLGFLKSYTLKAGARYEYTTIDAKFQNADNVSIPSYGVLVPSVNLSRKLTNGNTLKAAYNRRIQRPSLQFLNPNRQAPNPLNATQGNPELQPEYTNNYELGYNTFIKQTSLNFTAFARNTTGSIQPFRTVSGDTITTTYRNIGEENAYGGSIFANVNLNNKLTVGGGTDIYYAMLNNGLSDVRFAAKNEGLVVSGRLMGGYTFTKGWGLQFFSFYRGRQVQLQGYQGGFGVYSLGFKKDFAEKKGSFGFGADNFFTPTNKIRSEISSYTLDQSSVNVVRRIGFRFNMSYRIGKMSMTQPKRKRSVNNDDLKDGGDGGNGAGATPAQGTSGGRP, from the coding sequence ATGAAAAAGCTTTTCCTTCTTATTCTTCTCACAAGCGGCGGGCATGCCGTTTTGGCCCAAATGCCCACGGGCGAGCGGCCCGCCGGGGCTGGTAGGCCAGGTGGCGGTGCGCCACAAGGCCAGGCGCCCGCGCCGCAATCGGGTAGTGGCCGCGTAACAGGCACCATCGTGGATGCCGGTACGAAACAACCGGTGCCCTACGCCACCATTGCCCTGCTCAACCCCACCACCGGCAAGCCCGTGGATGGCACCGCCGCCGACGATAACGGTAAATTCAGCATTCCGCGCGTGCCCGCCGGTACTTATACCGTGCAGGTAACCTTCATTGGCTACAAGCTGGTGGAGAAGCCGGGCGTGGTCATCACGGAAGATGGCAACACGGTAGCGCTCGGGGCTATTTCGCTGGAATCGACGGCGCAGGCGCTGGGCGAAGTGAAGGTAGAAGGCCAGCGCAGCCTGATTGAGGAGAAGGTGGACCGCACCGTCTATAACGCCGAGAAGGACGAAACCACCCGCGGCGGCGACGCTACTGACGTGCTCAAGCGTGTTCCCTCGCTCTCCGTTGACCTGGATGGCAACGTGAGCCTGCGCGGTAGCTCCAATATTCGGGTACTCATCAACAACCGGCCTAGCACCATCTCGGCGGGTAGCATTGCCGATGCGCTAAAGCAGATTCCGGCGGATCAGATTAAGTCCGTGGAAGTTATTACCTCGCCCTCGGCGAAGTACGACGCGGAAGGCTCGGGCGGTATCATCAACATTGTCACCAAGCAGAACAACCTGCAGGGCTTCACGCTGGATGCCCGCGGAAGCGGTGGCCTACGCAGCGCCGACCTCGGCCTGAACGCGGCCTACCGTACCGGCAAAATGGGCTTCTCGCTGGGTGGCGGCGGCCGGGCGCAATACAATACGCCAGGCAGCTTCACCAACAACCAGCGCACCTACGACCTCAACCGGAACCTGCTCAGCACCACTACGCAGAGCGCCGATACGCGCAACGAAAACCTGTTTGGGCGCTACACGCTGGGCTGGGATTACGATATCAACAAGTACAACTTCCTCTCGGCCTCGGTGCAGCTGGGTGTGCGCAATGGCAACAGCTACCAGGATGGCCTACGCGCCAACACCGTGCGCACCGATGGCAGCGTCATCAACAGCCTACGTGACGTGACGGTGCTGGACCGCTCCAACACCCTCGACGCTACCCTGAACTACACGCGCACCTTCGAGACGCCCCAGCGCGAGCTCAGCCTGCTAGGCCAGTTCAGCCGCAACAACCGCACGAACGACTTCACCAACGACATTCGGGAAGGGTTGCAGGCGGGCAGCCAGCTGCGCAATGAGAACGACAGCTACAACCAGGAAATCACGGTGCAAGCTGATTATCAGACGCCCTTGAGCAAAACCCAGCTACTGGAGTTTGGCGCCAAGGACATCATGCGCGAGGTGAACAGCAACTATGTTTCCTTGCGTAATGGGCAGATCGACAATCAGGTGGGCAATTCCAACGTGTTCACTTATAACCAGAATGTGGCGGCAGGCTACGCGGCCTACACGCTGGGCTTCCTGAAAAGCTACACCCTGAAAGCCGGGGCACGCTACGAGTACACGACCATCGACGCCAAGTTCCAGAACGCGGATAATGTGTCGATTCCATCGTACGGCGTGCTGGTGCCGAGCGTGAACCTGTCGCGCAAGCTCACCAACGGCAACACGCTGAAAGCGGCCTATAACCGCCGGATTCAGCGCCCATCACTGCAATTCCTGAACCCCAACCGTCAAGCGCCCAACCCGCTGAACGCCACGCAGGGTAACCCAGAACTGCAGCCCGAATACACCAACAACTACGAGCTGGGCTACAACACCTTCATCAAGCAAACCTCGCTCAACTTCACGGCCTTCGCGCGCAACACCACCGGCTCCATTCAGCCTTTCCGGACGGTAAGCGGTGATACCATTACCACCACGTATCGGAACATCGGGGAGGAAAACGCGTATGGCGGCAGCATCTTCGCTAACGTCAACCTCAACAACAAGCTCACCGTTGGCGGCGGCACGGATATCTATTACGCCATGCTGAATAACGGCCTGAGCGATGTTCGTTTTGCGGCTAAGAACGAAGGCCTAGTGGTCAGTGGCCGCTTAATGGGCGGCTATACCTTCACGAAAGGATGGGGTCTGCAGTTCTTTAGCTTCTACCGGGGCCGTCAGGTGCAGCTGCAGGGCTATCAGGGCGGTTTCGGGGTGTACAGCCTGGGCTTTAAGAAAGACTTCGCGGAGAAGAAGGGCAGCTTCGGCTTCGGCGCCGATAACTTCTTTACGCCCACCAACAAGATCCGCAGCGAAATCAGCTCCTACACGCTCGACCAGAGCAGCGTGAACGTGGTGCGCCGCATTGGTTTCCGCTTCAACATGAGCTACCGCATCGGTAAGATGAGCATGACACAGCCCAAGCGTAAGCGCTCCGTTAACAACGACGACCTGAAAGACGGCGGCGACGGTGGCAATGGCGCCGGCGCTACGCCCGCCCAGGGAACCAGCGGCGGCCGTCCGTAG